The proteins below are encoded in one region of Triticum aestivum cultivar Chinese Spring chromosome 1B, IWGSC CS RefSeq v2.1, whole genome shotgun sequence:
- the LOC123075772 gene encoding protein enabled homolog, with amino-acid sequence MVYPERSQKNADNRKKQKTKHIIGSKSYSQVSFEKRNLETGEEPDCIALWELTHTNNGTWSNTDSQKVYDQAVEEVKNKEAETEGPLTSEQKNNVFQTAYKDTLECKSSQPRGYGDMAKTSTGSEKFRIQIEEQARATAATQERNSQLSQQVNDLEDQLQVQRANTQERINLERAEREQLEERLKEERAERERLLQEERTSRLEFEKNMMAKFVELSKQVETQQVPTKRVDKENSNPNLQNILSQTSSPNKTPGSRPTAISSNALIQAAARQSRMYKAMLSHNLAFSSCSPAFYTSLVFIIS; translated from the exons ATGGTATATCCA GAACGCAGCCAAAAGAACGCTGATAACCGTAAGAAACAGAAGACAAAACATATAATCGGATCAAAATCTTACTCGCAAGTTAGTTTTGAGAAG AGAAACTTAGAAACTGGAGAAGAGCCAGATTGTATTGCTCTATGGGAACTCACCCACACAAACAATGGAACATGGTCTAACACAGATTCCCAGAAAGTTTAC GACCAAGCAGTTGAAGAGGTTAAAAACAAAGAAGCTGAAACTGAAGGTCCACTTACAAGTGAGCAAAAAAACAATGTTTTCCAGACCGCTTACAAAGACACTCTGGAATGCAAGTCATCGCAGCCTCGTGGGTACGGAGACATGGCCAAAACTTCAACTGGTTCTGAAAAGTTCCGTATCCAGATTGAAGAGCAAGCTCGTGCTACAGCAGCCACCCAGGAGCGAAACTCTCAGCTCAGCCAGCAGGTCAATGACTTAGAAGATCAACTACAAGTTCAACGTGCTAACACACAAGAGAGGATTAACTTGGAGCGTGCTGAGAGAGAACAACTTGAGGAGAGGTTAAAAGAAGAGCGTGCTGAAAGGGAAAGATTGTTGCAAGAGGAGCGAACATCAAGACTGGAATTTGAAAAAAACATGATGGCAAAGTTTGTAGAATTGAGCAAACAGGTGGAAACCCAACAG GTTCCTACGAAGAGGGTTGACAAAGAAAATAGTAATCCAAACTTGCAAAATATTCTTTCACAGACATCTAGTCCTAATAAGACTCCAGGTTCAAGGCCGACTGCTATTTCTTCAAATGCGCTCATACAAGCTGCAGCAAGGCAATCTCGAATGTATAAAGCAATGCTAAGTCACAACCTTGCTTTCTCTTCATGTTCACCTGCATTTTATACGTCATTGGTCTTCATAATTAGCTAG